CGCCGAAGAGTCCACGTCCTGGCCGGGCGTCTCGAAGCCGGTGCACGAGGGCGGCCTCGGCTTCGGGTTCAAGTGGAACATGGGCTTCATGCACGACACGCTGCAATACATGCAGCGCGACCCGCTCCACCGGAAGCATCATCACGGCGAGATCAATTTCGGGCTGGTCTATGCGTTCAGCGAGAATTTCGTGCTGCCGCTCAGCCATGACGAGGTGGTGCACGGCAAGGGATCGCTGCTGACCAAGATGCCGGGCGACGACTGGCAGCAATTCGCCAATCTGCGCGCCTATTACGCGTTCATGTGGGGCTATCCGGGCAAGAAGCTGCTGTTCATGGGGCAGGAGTTCGCGCAGCGGCGCGAATGGAGCGAGGCGCGCGCGCTCGACTGGAGCCTGCGCGACAATCGCAGCCATGAGGGGATGCGCAACCTGATCCGCGACCTCAACCAGGTGTACCGCGAGAAGCCCGCGCTGCACGGCCGCGACTGCGAGAGCGAGGGGTTCGAATGGCTGATCGCCGACGACGCCGCCAATTCGGTGTTCGCCTGGCTGCGGAAAAGCCCGGGTGCGAAGCCGGTCGCGATCATCGCCAACATGACCCCGATCGCACGCGCGCCGTACCGCATCCCCCTGCCGCATGACGGGCGCTGGTGCGAGATCATCAACAGCGACGCGCGCGAATATTGGGGCAGCGGGCTCGGCAATCTGGGTGGTGTGGTCGCCAAGGACGGCGCGGCCTGGGTCTGCCTGCCGCCGCTCGCGACGATCATGCTGGAGTTCGAGGAATAGCGCCCCGTCATGCCGGGCTCGTCCCGGCACCCAGGGTCCCGCGCGCCCTTGGGGCGAGTGTGCGGAACCCTGGACCCCGGAACAAGTCCGGGGTGACGTCGGTATAGAAACGGAAGAATCGGGGAGAGAGCGAACATGGTCGAACGACGCGGACAACCATTGGCACGCGACGCGATGGCCTATGTCCTGGCAGGCGGACGCGGCAGCCGGCTGATGGAACTGACCGACAGCCGCGCCAAGCCCGCGGTGTATTTCGGCGGCAAGGCGCGGATCATCGACTTCGCTTTGTCGAACGCGATCAATTCGGGCATCCGCCGGATCGGCGTGGCGACGCAGTACAAGGCGCATTCGCTGATCCGCCATCTGCAGAGCGGCTGGAACTTCCTGCGCTCCGAGCGCAACGAGAGCTTCGACATTCTGCCCGCATCGCAGCGGATCAGCGAATTTCAATGGTATGAGGGCACCGCCGACGCGGTGTACCAGAATATCGACATCATCGAGAGCCGCGCGCCCGAATACATGGTCATCCTGGCGGGCGATCATATCTACAAGATGGATTACGAGCTGATCCTGCAACAGCACTGCGAGACCGGTGCGGACGTCACGATCGCCTGTCTCGAAGTGCCGCGGATGGAGGCAGTCGGCTTCGGCGTGATGGCGGTCGACGAACAGGACCGGGTCACCGACTTCGTCGAGAAGCCTGCTGATCCGCCGTCGGTACCGGGCAATCCCGACATCGCGCTGGCCTCGATGGGGATCTATGTCTTCACGACGAAATTGCTGTTCGAGGAACTGCGCCGCGACGCCGAGACACCGGGATCGTCGCGCGATTTCGGCAAGGACATCATCCCGTACCTCGTCAAGCACGGCAAGGCAGTCGCGCACCGCTTCAACGACAGCTGCGTGCGGTCGGGGCTCGAGAAGGAAGCCTATTGGCGCGACGTCGGCACGGTCGACGCCTATTGGGAGGCGAATATCGACCTCACCGACGTGGTGCCGAAGCTCGATCTCTACGACCATAGCTGGCCGCTCTGGACCTATGCCGAGGTCACGCCGCCGGCCAAGTTCGTCCATGCCAGCGACGGCCGACGCGGCGAGGCGGTGTCCAGCCTGGTCTCGGGCGACTGCATCATCTCGGGATCCTCGATCCATCGCAGCCTGATCTTCACCGGCACGCGCGCGCACAGCTATTCGACGCTCGACCA
This sequence is a window from Sphingomonas ginsenosidivorax. Protein-coding genes within it:
- the glgC gene encoding glucose-1-phosphate adenylyltransferase, with protein sequence MVERRGQPLARDAMAYVLAGGRGSRLMELTDSRAKPAVYFGGKARIIDFALSNAINSGIRRIGVATQYKAHSLIRHLQSGWNFLRSERNESFDILPASQRISEFQWYEGTADAVYQNIDIIESRAPEYMVILAGDHIYKMDYELILQQHCETGADVTIACLEVPRMEAVGFGVMAVDEQDRVTDFVEKPADPPSVPGNPDIALASMGIYVFTTKLLFEELRRDAETPGSSRDFGKDIIPYLVKHGKAVAHRFNDSCVRSGLEKEAYWRDVGTVDAYWEANIDLTDVVPKLDLYDHSWPLWTYAEVTPPAKFVHASDGRRGEAVSSLVSGDCIISGSSIHRSLIFTGTRAHSYSTLDQAVILPRCEIGRGARLSKVVVDRGVVIPDGLIVGEDPVLDAQRFRRTDNGVVLITKSMIDALIP